Genomic segment of Panicum virgatum strain AP13 chromosome 2K, P.virgatum_v5, whole genome shotgun sequence:
agctaatgtggtagcagaTGCATTGAGCAGAAAGGCAAGTTGCAATTGTATCTCAGTAACCCCTATGCATGCAACTCTATgccaagagatggagaagttgaaTTTGGCTATAGTAGCTGAGGGTACACTTACTCATATTACCCTCACTCCAACACTGCGGGATCAAATTATTGCCGCTCAAAGAGATAATATTGGCATGGAAAGGATTAGGCAGAGGCTCATGGAAAGTGACCCTCGTGTGGCATGTTTTCAGCTAGATGGCGAgggtgtgttatggtttaagaaccggctggtggtacctaaggatttagaactccggaaacaaattcttgatgaggctcacctctctaggtattctatccatcctggcagcaacaagatgtatcaggatctgaaacagcggttttggtggacaaggatgaagcgggaaatcgcaagttatgtgtcagaatgtgacacctgtcggAGGGTTAAGGCTAGCCACTTGAGATCAGCCGGCCCCTTGCAGCCATtgagtattccatcctggaagtgggaagacattagtatggatttcatcgtcggtctacccaaaacttccaaggggtatgactcgatatgggttattgtaGATCGTCTCACCAAGTCGGCCCATTTTCTACCGGTAAAGACCACACATGCGGCGAAGCAATACGCTCAGCTATATATAGATCgcattgtgagtcttcatggaaTTCCAAAAACAATCATTTCGGACCGGGGTGCTCAGTTCATTGCCCGGTTCTGGGAGCACTTTCATGCCGCCCTCGGCACTCGGCTCCTCCGCAGCTCGGCTTATCATCCCCAGACTGACGGTCAGACAGAGAGAATAAACCAAATATTAGAGGACATGCTTAGAGCTTGCGTGCTCACCTACAGtcagaaatgggatgagtgcttgccattggccgagtttgcttataacaacagttatcaagaaagcatcaaaatggctccaTTTGCGGCCTTGTATGGACGGAAATGCAGAAcgcctttgaattggtcagaagcggGGGAGAGAACTTTCTTTGGGCCCGATATGGTGAATGAAGCAGAAGAGCAGGTTCGGGTCATTCAGGAAAATTTGAAGATTGCccaatcccgacaaaagagttatgcggacaagaagCGTCAATCCACCCTGTTTCAAGTAGGGGATCATGTCTAtctgcgggtatctccaatgaaaggggttcaACGGTTCGGggtgaagggaaagctcgcacctcgctatgttgggccttttcttattgttgagcaatgtgggccagtggcataccgtttggagcttCCTGCCCACctatccgcggttcataatatattccacGTATCTCAGCTcaggaaatgcctccgtgttccgGAGAAGGTGCTTGACATTGAGAAACTACAAGTGGaacccgatcttgtctatcccgaatacccaatcaaaattgttgatcacaaaaccagggtcactcggaatcaaaccagtgaattctataaagtgcaatggagcaatcactctgagcgggaagctacttgggagacggaggaatttGTTCGGACTAAATGTCCGGAATTGCTACAAGTCTACCAAGGTACACCCCAATTTATAACTCTCCCTTTAGCTATTCCttaaatctcggggcgagatttcttttagggggtaggattgtaacaaccaccacgcggacagtccgcgaggtgacggcggacagtccgcgaggcgtcgcccagatatttatctggatgggcgtgggacccactcgtcaatcctctcttcttcctctttccttccagagccgagcggagctcgagctcccgcgccatcgtcgccccttgcttcgatctccctcctccgtccaccagacctcgattcctcgcgcagGAACCTTCCTcgtcacctcctccaccttcccaaacCCCTAAACCGGCTTATCCCCGGCTGGAATCTTTCCACCACCGCCGGACACCATTGGGggtgcttgaagcttgctccaccgCCGATCCGTCTCTCCGGTCGCCCTCCACTCGAACCGActgcgggaatggattcgtggtgagtttctTATGCTTCccagcctttttccccttccatggcgtgtcgccggcgccggagcacggcctccgccgtcgccgccgcccttgctgccgcctAGGGCGAGGGTCAGGAATTAGTTATCGCGAACGGTCCGCCtggggggcgcggacggtccgcaggtcaggttagttttgtccagagacgatgttgcctctggttgtttttgcaagattgactgcggacagtccgctatcggggagcggacggtccgccattgaggctcaaatttgttccagagacgatgtcgtctctggaggttcgcaggggtgaactgcggacggtccgctactagggcgcggacagtccgcagtagagtctaggaaattgtccagagacgttttcgtctctggtgggttgagtacttgaactgcggacggtccgccaggggtggccggacagtccgcaggtaaaatgggaaaaagttccagagacgttgttgcctctgctgggttggtaggatagtgcggcggacagtccgccactcgggcgcggacagtccgcagggtatttcagttaaaagtaaactagttacaattcttgggctgcactcatttaatacatatgcatacgtgtagcatccgcatctGAGGGAGCCGTCTTTGAGGCGATCGCGGCACCACAAGAGCCAACGACGCAAGCccaagaggagaggtgtgagcacccggcccaaggcccgtctggccccagtgttgagcagcaggcgcaaggcaagccccggtgcaaatcctagtattttaaattaagacacctatgtatgtttctactacttgtgcattaagttcaggaattgtttggaaccctagttgcatgattcataGGATTTCCcggagttatactagcatgtataggacgatagttgTGCTAAGCTTAGCgttaccggtagaagacgagtggtctcctgcactcgcgagatgtagAATGTTAGgggtcgagtaatttccggttactcgcgagatacgttATTATCTTTATATGATTCAGTATGTGAGATTGGTTTTGAAATGAAcatggaaatgtgagaccgggcggggatgatggataggtatggcagcaggacagggttcctgggtgtcttagccccgtctgtgtcgattaaggaccggtggatgtggcagtgctgatcggggattgaactgtactaaccgcatgccgggagtaggaggtagtcgaaaccggtaagccgagtactgccttgcttcgaaagtacaggaacccgcacccaactcctggggcgagtcgagtagtcgcggagaattgggatgcatgtgtttacttttggtggtctcacgttgagctcggctgaccatatgtcgttgggctggttcctgtagttcgaggcggggaggggaatggttggtatgtatagtccgacggggcaaatacgtgccgtgttggttaggtccaccttgcaaggttaaatcggatcgattcgccgtgtctcgcggttatgagggccttggtctctttgtcacaccgtagcaaaaatgtagaataTGAGTTAGgaatgtttatataaaatattgagctcaccaaattattttgcttgcatcaccatgattgctatagtagGTCTTCGCGAATATGAGATGAGAGTTAAATTTTTATAGAATctgaagctaaaataatgaaagtaaggaattactttagttgctttttctgcaaaataaccaccagccaaaagccttgcatgtctagctatgtgggctaagttatacccactggtcgggtaagccttgctgagtattagaatactcagggtttgttgccaacattatttcagggcacgcagacgtagacttctgtccctgctgcgccaagttcatccgccgggatgcagagggatgggtgGTCGTGGAGCCGGACGTCTAGTTAGGGATCTCTCTAGGGCTCACTTTTGGTAGCTGTAGGCCCCGTTCCTCTAGACGAACCAGGATTTCAGTATTGTAAAGTTTgtgaattatgtatttattcaaactcggtttgtaaaacttaaggtcaagttctatgtatatttgttgtatattcaattatgtgtcgtgcttgtaccatctgcgcccaccttcgcgtgggactatcggtgatgtttcgatcgggacgtgggttgcgaaaggatcgccaaattaagccattaagctaatgagcctgatgtgttcaaatgacggccattacgcttaattagagttttaatttggcggttccgtcacaattGCTTCCTAACAATGCAAGCTTGTGCGTCGACATGGCAGAGTTCAAGTACATGCCCTACCACAACGTGCTGGAGGTGACGGAGGAGGACTACGCCGCCTGCAACCCGGGGAGCCCCATCTCCACCCACTCCGGCGGCGACACCACCTTCAACCTCACCGCCACGGGCACCCGCTACTTCATCTGCGGCATCCCGCGCCACTGCCTCAACGGCACCATGCACGTCAAGATCACCACCGTCCcctacgacgccgccgccgccgcgaacgccGCGGCGGCAGGCCCCGCGCAGGCTCCGCTCGGCTCGACCCCGGCCGACGCCTTCGCGCCGGGGCCGGCGGGGTACAAGTACAAGGTGGCCATGGACGCCGACGGCAAGGCGCCggtggccgcgccggcgagcgacgCGCCGCGGTATCGGCAGCCCGCGGCGGCAGTGGCCGGCCTGGCGTTGGCTGCTCTGGTCGCCCTGGTCGCCTAAGCTGCTAGCGACGTGCGTATCTGCGCGCACGTTGGAGTTTTGAGTTACTACGTTATCCAAGTCCTGTGGAGTTGTATTTAACTGTtcatttctgcttcttcttttttaacTGCTGTcatctatttatttatattcGATGAATGTGTGTAAACTGTGACATTTACTTCTTGGTAATTAATTCCATTTTTGAGGCCGGCATTGGTTATTTCTTCAGTTACAGGCTGACATGCTGTGTGTTGAATGGTCATTTCACCTCTTCTGCGATCCAGCACACAATACTATGggcgtgtttagatgttttgcaaaaaaaatttgcgatggaatcttatgaatttgaagtaataaataaagtcta
This window contains:
- the LOC120695532 gene encoding uclacyanin 1-like, whose product is MAEFKYMPYHNVLEVTEEDYAACNPGSPISTHSGGDTTFNLTATGTRYFICGIPRHCLNGTMHVKITTVPYDAAAAANAAAAGPAQAPLGSTPADAFAPGPAGYKYKVAMDADGKAPVAAPASDAPRYRQPAAAVAGLALAALVALVA